The following nucleotide sequence is from Terriglobales bacterium.
GGGCACGTCGAAGTTGTGCGCGTGAAGTTCGATCCTGCAGTCATCCCTTATCGCGATCTCCTCGATGTCTTCTTCTCCATTCACGATCCAACCACACTGAACCGGCAGGGAAGCGACGTAGGTGAGCAATACCGTTCCGTGATTTTCTACACCAGTGAAGAACAGAAGCACGAGGCCGAGGAAACCATCGCAGAGCTGAATGCCAGCCACGTTTTTCCCGAACCAATCGTGACTGCCGTAGAACCCGCTCGGACCTTCTATGTGGCCGAAGACTACCACCAGCAGTACTATGACAACAATGCGACCCAGCCCTATTGCCAATTCATCATCGCCCCAAAGCTGCGAAAACTTGAGAAGAAGTTCAGCCAGAAAGTGCGCGCCTGAACGTAGCCCCGGCAGCCTGTCCTGAATCTGTCGCCGGCT
It contains:
- the msrA gene encoding peptide-methionine (S)-S-oxide reductase MsrA, yielding MRNEQTAVFGGGCFWCVEAVFGRLEGVSSVESGYMGGQVENPTYRQVCAGDTGHVEVVRVKFDPAVIPYRDLLDVFFSIHDPTTLNRQGSDVGEQYRSVIFYTSEEQKHEAEETIAELNASHVFPEPIVTAVEPARTFYVAEDYHQQYYDNNATQPYCQFIIAPKLRKLEKKFSQKVRA